In the genome of Oncorhynchus nerka isolate Pitt River linkage group LG27, Oner_Uvic_2.0, whole genome shotgun sequence, the window tatttttgaactattttgtgtacgtccattacatgaaatccaactaaaaatcaatttaaatgacatgttgtaatgcaacaaaataggaaaaacgccaagggggatgaatacttttccaaggcactgtacatctccATAGTCAGTTGAACTTGTAGATACTATTTTTATgtttctgtgtccagtatgaaggaagttagaggaagtttcgcgagccaatgctaactagcattagcacaatgactggaagtctatgggtatctgctagcatgcctGCAGTAGATAAAGGACATCATTGCAAAAATCCCGAAGGATCCCTTTAAGCCCTTATTCATCTGACTGTAACAGAACTTTATTGCAGAAATCTCTCACTGTCCCTTTAAACTTGATCTGTACTGATGAAGAGTGAATCTCTCACTGTCCCTTTAAACTTTGACCTGTACTGATGAAGAGTGAATCTCTCACTGTCCCTTTAAATTTTGACCTGTACTGATGAAGAGTGAATCTCTCACTGTCCCTTTAAACTTGACCTGTACTGATGAAGAGTGAATTGGAAAGAGATGGTCTCCTGACTACCATGTTCTGTGTCCCTCAGATCCAGTGCTGAATGAACAGACCATCTCCAACACAGACACCAAGGCAATAAGTGGATCCAATGCAACATGATGGACAGAGAGGAGgtaacatacagacacacagagttcTCCCCCAAAGAATGTTCGAGCGGCGCCACCTGGTGGACTGACAGCACCATTATGTAAAATAAAATActtcaatatttatttatttgtcgtgaagaaggcaccaCAACGCCtccacatgttgactccaatgcttcccacagttgtgtcaagttggctggatgtcctttgtgtagtggaccattcatgatacacacaggaaactgaaaATCCAGTAGAGTGGCAGTTCTTGACGCACTCTAACCGGTGCGCTTGGCACCCTCTATCATACCCCATTTAGAGGCACTAAAATCAAATGTTAAAATGAATATCAGAGAATTCTTCAGAAGCCGTCATTTATTAATAAAACGACAGAACGGTTGAAAGTATCGTAGAAAAATACAATATCTGTgttagtagaatagacctagttataacccattaatatctatatcagtagaatagacctagttacaacccatcaatatctatatcagtatagtagaatagacctagttacaacccattaatatctatatcagtagaatagacctagttacaacccattaatatctatatcagtagaatagacctagttacaacccattaatatatatatcagtagaatagacctagttacaacccattaatatctatatcagtagaatagacctagttacaacccatcaatatctatatcagtagaatagacctagttacaacccatcaatatatatatcagtatagtagaatagacctagttacaacccattaatatatatcagtagaatagacctagttacaacccattaatatctatatcagtatagtagaatagacctagttacaacccattaatatctatatcagtagaatagacctagttacaacccatcaatatctatatcagtagaatagacctagttacaacccattaatatatatatcagtagaatagacctagttacaacccattaatatatatatcagtagaatagacctagttacaacccattaatatatatCAGTAGattagacctagttacaacccatatATATCCATTAATACATTAATTGAATCATATTTACCACTCTTTCACAGGCTTtacaaaatataaaatattaaATAGGTTACTGAATAGTTACATGTCAAATATTTTTTACAGTTATTGAAAAATAAACAATTAGTATATCCTAGACCTAGTACATTACATTGAACCTCCTCTATACCAATCTCAGATAGGATATTAACCTAGTACATTACATTGAACCTAATCCATACCAATCTCAGATAGGATATTGACATGCATGACAAGGTCTACGGCActaatggcaacctattccctttatagtgcaccaaCAAGGGGTTGGGGTGTTAGGGGGTGATGGTGGTTGATGACATCATTGTGGTCTGCTCTCAATCTTGGTCACATGACTCTGGACCCAGGCTTCAGAAGGGTCAACACAAAATGTCTTCCCTTTCTTTGTGGTGAAACTGCAACAGATACACAACACATTGTCTCTCAGAACATCCAGTCTGTAATATGAACGGCTCCATCTTGTCTTGTACAGTGTAGCCTGGatgtagcctggttccaggtgtGTTTGTGCTATCATACCAACTCCTTGTCACTCCTGGTCGTGTTTGGCATGACAAGGAGTTGACGTGAagtcacaaacagatctgggaccaggctagcccaGATGTTTACAGTTTACAGTAGACTATGCTTACTTACATCAGTGCTTTGCGAGGGCAGCTACTGGAGGTTGTTCTGAGAGAAACTACTTGTTGAAGAGGGATCCTCGCGCTGAAT includes:
- the LOC135565424 gene encoding C-C motif chemokine 13-like — protein: MKTLTALLLLGLLCSLHTTSAQGVIALETSTDCCMKFSARIPLQQVVSLRTTSSSCPRKALIFTTKKGKTFCVDPSEAWVQSHVTKIESRPQ